From the Solanum lycopersicum chromosome 10, SLM_r2.1 genome, one window contains:
- the LOC101257905 gene encoding F-box/kelch-repeat protein At1g16250-like, which yields MSNWISCYYPSTNSWNTHVTSIPGLLENHVLKDFTITVIGEEIFVIGGRQCHKDVNGSMENNNVHEIDIEILPSVLKYNVCKDCWTKCAPLKTPRFNFACMTSKDGKIYVAGGQTTFDGAKGTSLAEVYDPILDEWKQLPNMSTTRYKCIGVLWQEKFYVVGGFARRENTHDTHQGPYIMERSSAEVYDPDRDTWDYMARMWDLDVPPNQIVNIDGKLYSSGDCLNTWKGHIESYDGKHNLWYIVDGSSSPISILDDTHNNWPNLERMFCTMAPIGTKLYFLAGYRNMLGDNYITRTRSEVHVFETTTNGNGWRSLIEPLEEQGEKELCSHSCVMKLDT from the exons ATGTCGAATTGGATATCATGTTACTACCCTTCAACGAATTCCTGGAATACTCATGTCACATCTATTCCAGGTCTTCTGGAGAATCATGTCCTCAAGGATTTCACGATTACTGTTATTGGTGAGGAGATTTTTGTAATTGGAGGACGACAATGTCACAAGGATGTAAATGGTAGTATGGAAAATAATAACGTTCACGAAATCGATATAGAAATTCTTCCTTCGGTACTAAAGTACAATGTTTGTAAAGATTGTTGGACTAAATGTGCACCTTTAAAAACTCCAAGGTTTAATTTTGCATGTATGACTTCTAAAGACGGCAAAATTTATGTAGCTGGTGGACAAACAACATTTGATGGTGCTAAGGGTACCTCTTTGGCTGAGGTTTATGATCCTATCTTAGATGAATGGAAGCAACTACCTAACATGAGCACCACGAG GTACAAGTGTATTGGTGTGTTATGGCAAGAGAAATTTTATGTAGTGGGGGGATTTGCCAGAAGAGAAAACACTCATGATACTCATCAAGGACCCTACATTATGGAAAGAAGTTCTGCTGAAGTGTACGATCCAGATCGCGACACGTGGGATTACATGGCTAGGATGTGGGACCTAGATGTGCCACCTAATCAAATAGTGAATATTGATGGGAAGCTCTATAGCTCAGGTGATTGTTTAAACACATGGAAGGGACATATTGAGTCCTATGATGGGAAACACAATTTATGGTACATAGTGGATGGTTCAAGTTCACCAATTTCTATATTAGATGACACACACAATAATTGGCCAAATTTGGAAAGAATGTTTTGCACTATGGCTCCTATAGGGACAAAGTTGTACTTTTTGGCTGGTTATAGAAATATGTTGGGTGATAACTACATAACAAGAACAAGAAGTGAAGTACATGTTTTTGAAACAACAACAAATGGGAATGGATGGAGAAGTTTAATTGAACCATTAGAGGAACAAGGGGAAAAAGAGCTTTGTAGCCATTCTTGTGTTATGAAATTGGATACTTGA